Proteins co-encoded in one Astyanax mexicanus isolate ESR-SI-001 chromosome 1, AstMex3_surface, whole genome shotgun sequence genomic window:
- the opn5 gene encoding opsin-5 has protein sequence MENETSVHTGYIPPYLLRQDPFASKLSKGGDIVAALYILLIGILSAIGNGYVIYMAIRRKTKLKPPEIMTLNLAIFDFGISVTGKPFFVVSSFAHRWLFGWEGCRFYGWAGFFFGCGSLITMTVVSFERYLKICHLRYGTWIKRHHAMLSLLFIWLYAAFWATMPLVGWGSYAPEPFGTSCTLNWWLAQASVAGQSFVMSILFFCLVLPTVIIVFSYVRIIIKVKASAKEVSCYDARNKNNHLLEIKLTKVAMLICAGFLIAWIPYAVVSVISAFGVHDSVPIPASVIPTLLAKSSAMYNPIIYQVIDCKNSCSKSCCFKVLSKKKQYKSPRFYSISASIKERPATEPQIEM, from the exons ATGGAGAACGAAACTTCAGTGCACACAGGCTACATTCCCCCTTATCTCCTCCGACAGGACCCTTTCGCCTCCAAGCTGTCCAAAGGGGGCGACATAGTGGCAGCCTTGTACATCCTCCTCATTG GGATCCTCTCAGCTATAGGAAATGGTTATGTTATCTACATGGCCATCAGAAGAAAGACAAAGTTAAAACCACCTGAAATAATGACTCTGAATTTAGCCATATTCGACTTCGGCATCTCAG TCACTGGGAAGCCATTTTTTGTAGTTTCGAGTTTTGCCCACCGCTGGCTGTTCGGCTGGGAGGGCTGTCGCTTCTACGGCTGGGCCGGCTTCTTCTTTGGCTGCGGCAGCCTCATCACCATGACTGTGGTCAGCTTTGAACGATATCTGAAAATCTGCCATTTAAGATACG GTACATGGATCAAGCGGCATCATGCCATGCTGAGCCTGCTCTTCATCTGGCTGTATGCAGCCTTCTGGGCCACTATGCCGCTGGTGGGCTGGGGCAGCTACGCCCCGGAACCGTTCGGCACCTCCTGCACACTGAACTGGTGGCTGGCCCAGGCCTCTGTAGCAGGACAAAGCTTCGTCATGTCCATCCTCTTCTTCTGCCTCGTCCTGCCCACGGTCATCATCGTCTTCTCCTACGTCAGAATCATCATCAAGGTGAAGGCATCCGCTAAGGAAGTGTCCTGCTACGATGCCCGGAACAAGAACAACCACCTCCTGGAGATAAAGTTAACTAAG GTGGCAATGTTGATCTGTGCTGGATTTTTAATAGCATGGATTCCGTATGCAGTGGTGTCAGTGATCTCTGCATTTGGGGTGCATGATTCAGTGCCTATTCCAGCTTCAGTCATACCAACTTTACTGGCCAAATCCTCCGCCATGTACAATCCCATCATATACCAGGTCATCGACTGCAAGAACAGCTGCTCTAAATCCTGCTGCTTTAAAGTCTTGAGCAAAAAGAAACAGTATAAATCTCCAAG GTTTTATTCTATCTCGGCATCCATCAAAGAGAGACCAGCAACAGAACCGCAAATTGAGATGTGA